One genomic window of Polyangium aurulentum includes the following:
- a CDS encoding quinone oxidoreductase family protein has product MLNTMRGIALDRFGGPEGLSLRTLPVPDVGPDEVLIRVEVAGVGEWDPFEREGGYAAMLGSAPQFPYVLGSEGAGTVVAIGANVRRFREGDQVYALGFLNPKGGFYAEYAAVAADCVSPLPGKLTIEQAGVMGGVGITALRGLEDTLRLKAGESVLIFGASGGIGHVAVQLAKRMGARVFAVASGADGVAFVERLGADAVVDGRKDDVQGAARAFAPDGLDAALLTAGGKAAEEALLALREGGRVAYPNGVQPEPRARPTVQLGSYNGEPDRDIITRLDRLIEAGPFEAHIARTFPLAEAAEAHRALSTHYLGKLALRVSG; this is encoded by the coding sequence ATGCTGAACACGATGCGTGGAATTGCACTCGACAGGTTCGGCGGCCCCGAGGGGCTCTCGCTACGAACGCTACCCGTGCCGGATGTCGGGCCTGACGAGGTCCTCATTCGTGTCGAGGTCGCGGGGGTGGGGGAGTGGGATCCCTTCGAGCGCGAGGGAGGATATGCCGCCATGCTCGGAAGCGCCCCCCAGTTTCCCTATGTGCTCGGCTCCGAAGGCGCCGGGACGGTCGTTGCGATCGGCGCGAATGTCCGCCGTTTTCGCGAGGGTGACCAGGTCTACGCGCTGGGCTTCCTCAATCCCAAAGGTGGGTTTTACGCCGAGTACGCCGCGGTGGCGGCCGATTGCGTCTCGCCCCTGCCCGGCAAGCTGACGATCGAACAGGCCGGCGTGATGGGGGGCGTCGGGATCACTGCGCTGCGCGGCCTCGAAGACACGTTGCGGCTGAAGGCGGGCGAGTCCGTGCTGATCTTCGGCGCGAGTGGCGGTATCGGGCACGTCGCGGTGCAGCTCGCCAAGCGAATGGGCGCCCGGGTGTTTGCGGTGGCGTCTGGCGCGGATGGAGTGGCATTCGTCGAGCGCCTGGGTGCCGACGCCGTCGTGGATGGGCGCAAGGACGACGTGCAGGGGGCCGCCCGCGCGTTCGCCCCCGATGGGCTCGATGCCGCCCTGCTCACCGCCGGTGGCAAAGCCGCTGAAGAGGCCCTGCTCGCCCTGCGTGAGGGCGGGCGCGTCGCCTATCCCAACGGCGTCCAGCCCGAGCCTCGAGCACGCCCGACGGTTCAGCTCGGCAGTTACAATGGTGAGCCGGACCGGGACATCATCACGAGGCTCGACCGCCTGATCGAGGCCGGCCCGTTCGAGGCGCACATCGCCCGAACGTTCCCCCTGGCCGAAGCCGCCGAGGCGCATCGCGCGCTGAGCACCCATTATCTCGGAAAGCTCGCCCTTCGGGTGTCTGGATAG
- a CDS encoding ATP-binding protein — protein sequence MPVSNRVGQSRVVWIVDDSALDAERARRALADHYAVQVFPDGTAVLEALGSSQAPPDVLILDWVMPGVSGIEVCQYLRANSAYARIGILLLTVRQQTEQVVEGLSAGANDYLSKPYARSELKARVDALIRSIELLERAEKAEMTVRQLLSNVPDALLVLDEQQQITYANPEATKALRRLPESLIGESICGILPELSGELFAAAVGAEAFPLPDITIEGETYAPTVRVFPVDLGGGSTILSLRNVTARRMAEVRRLDFYSIIAHDLRSPLSAMLMRSELIVSGKRGPVPREVVVDLQKVQGSIRVLVGMINDFLDLASIEGGEYKLVKEEIDLSVLAETAIDQLRPLLVSGELTFEVRGAPRPTVMADRRRLAQVLGNLLSNAIKFTPRGGKITATIEDTDSYVEMSVADTGAGIPEDQLSKLFQRYSRATSGIAGTGLGLMIVRQVVEAHGGSVGVESTLGSGSRFWFRLPKNGLRAGERALRALGVQ from the coding sequence ATGCCCGTATCGAACCGCGTCGGACAAAGCCGTGTTGTCTGGATCGTTGATGACTCGGCCTTGGACGCCGAACGCGCGCGTCGCGCCCTGGCGGATCATTACGCCGTTCAGGTTTTCCCCGACGGCACTGCCGTCCTGGAAGCGCTAGGGAGCAGCCAGGCTCCTCCTGACGTGCTCATCCTGGACTGGGTGATGCCGGGCGTCTCCGGGATCGAGGTCTGTCAATATCTTCGCGCCAATAGCGCCTATGCCCGCATAGGCATTTTGCTTCTCACGGTCCGACAGCAGACCGAGCAGGTCGTCGAGGGCCTCTCGGCGGGCGCCAACGATTACCTCTCGAAGCCGTATGCGAGGAGCGAGCTGAAGGCGCGCGTCGATGCGCTCATTCGCTCGATCGAGCTGCTCGAGCGCGCCGAGAAGGCCGAGATGACCGTGCGCCAGCTCCTCTCGAACGTGCCGGATGCGCTGCTGGTCCTCGACGAGCAGCAGCAGATCACGTACGCGAATCCGGAGGCGACGAAGGCGCTGCGCCGGCTGCCGGAGAGCCTGATTGGCGAGTCGATCTGCGGCATCTTGCCGGAGCTATCGGGCGAGCTGTTCGCGGCCGCCGTCGGCGCGGAGGCGTTTCCGCTGCCGGACATCACGATCGAGGGCGAGACGTACGCGCCCACGGTGCGCGTCTTCCCCGTGGATCTCGGCGGGGGCTCGACCATCCTGTCCTTGCGCAACGTGACGGCGCGGCGGATGGCGGAGGTGCGGCGGCTCGATTTCTATTCGATCATCGCGCACGACCTGCGCTCGCCGCTCAGCGCGATGCTGATGCGCTCGGAGCTCATCGTGAGCGGCAAGCGCGGGCCCGTGCCGCGCGAGGTCGTGGTCGATCTGCAGAAGGTGCAGGGCTCGATCCGGGTGCTCGTGGGGATGATCAACGATTTCCTCGACCTCGCGAGCATCGAGGGCGGTGAATACAAGCTGGTGAAGGAAGAGATCGATCTCTCCGTGCTCGCCGAGACCGCGATCGATCAACTGAGGCCGCTGCTCGTCTCGGGGGAGCTCACCTTCGAGGTGCGGGGCGCGCCGCGCCCCACGGTGATGGCCGATCGCCGGCGCCTCGCGCAGGTCCTCGGCAACCTGCTCTCGAACGCGATCAAATTCACGCCCCGCGGCGGCAAGATCACGGCCACGATCGAGGATACGGATTCGTACGTCGAGATGTCCGTCGCGGACACGGGCGCCGGGATCCCGGAGGATCAGCTCTCGAAGCTGTTCCAGCGCTACTCGCGGGCGACGAGCGGAATCGCGGGCACGGGCCTCGGGCTGATGATCGTGCGTCAGGTCGTCGAGGCGCACGGCGGCTCCGTGGGCGTGGAGAGCACGCTGGGCAGCGGGAGCCGATTCTGGTTCCGCTTGCCGAAGAATGGCCTGCGGGCCGGCGAGCGAGCATTGCGGGCGCTGGGCGTCCAGTAG
- a CDS encoding AAA family ATPase, with product MAAETMKPRIILITGNMAAGKSSVAQALAERLPRSVHLRGDVFRRMIVNGQAPMTADLSEEARHQLMLRYHLAADASKRYLQAGFTVVYQDIIIGPALANMVTTFDGYPLSVIVLCPRPEVVAYRDAGRSKTGYPDRATVDVFDRVLRSETPRIGHWLDSSDLTVAETVDRILRHLAQPSALAP from the coding sequence ATGGCAGCCGAGACGATGAAGCCGCGTATCATCCTCATCACGGGGAACATGGCCGCTGGCAAATCCAGCGTGGCCCAGGCGCTCGCAGAGCGGCTGCCCAGGAGCGTCCATCTACGGGGCGACGTCTTTCGTCGCATGATCGTCAATGGCCAGGCGCCGATGACGGCAGATCTGTCGGAGGAGGCCCGGCATCAGCTCATGCTGCGCTATCACCTGGCCGCGGATGCCTCGAAGCGCTACCTCCAGGCCGGATTCACGGTCGTCTATCAGGACATCATCATCGGGCCGGCCCTGGCGAACATGGTCACGACCTTCGACGGCTACCCGCTCTCCGTGATCGTCCTGTGCCCACGCCCCGAAGTCGTGGCCTACCGTGATGCAGGCCGTAGCAAAACCGGATACCCGGACCGCGCCACCGTCGATGTCTTCGATCGCGTCCTGCGCTCGGAGACGCCACGCATCGGCCATTGGCTCGACAGCTCGGATCTCACGGTCGCCGAAACGGTCGACAGGATCTTGCGCCACCTCGCGCAACCGTCCGCGCTCGCCCCGTGA